The window TAGTAGCCATGTTCTGCAAGCAGTGAGCGGCGGATGCAACGACAGTTGGGGAGATAATGGTTGCGCCACAGAAGACGAGTCGCTGATTGACATCGACGATTCCAGCCATCATCGGAAACTCGTTGACACCCGTCGTTGTGCCACCAACGATTCTTGACTGTAGCGAGAAAAATAGCCTCGTTAAGGATCGAAACCTCGTGTTCAGGTCAAGCTTCTAACTCGAATCGGTGAAATTGACGAAAGGATGTGGAAGTCCATAGAATATTTACCTGCTTCTTCCATCCGCAGTTGCAGGTCGGTGAAGAGGCATTGGGCGTCGCTTCGAGGGTGCAGAGAAACCTGCCTCCGTTGGTTCCCTTAAACGCCGTAAAGACGATGTTCATGTTGTTGCCATTGGACGTGGTGTCGAAGGTTCCGACTCCGCAGTAATTGTGCGCATCGGCCAGCTGAAGGTTACCACTTGGGGAGATGGAAAGTCTGTCTCCGGCGCAGTTGTTGGACTGTGTAGGAACAAGTGTTCGAATGGCTTTGAGTGCATTCTGCGCAGTTTTCGATTCATCCATCCGACCGGATGGAACGGGGCTACGATTTACAGCCCTTACGGGCTCGTCGAGGGAGAAATAATTCAGTTTCTGTACTCACGGCTGGCAGGGAAAAGGTCTGACAACTGATCTTGACCTTCGTTGCGCTCTTCGCGTACCACCGACACGAATGTTGGCCAGTGTAAGACTCGGGGTACCCAGGGCTGTAGACGTAGTACGTTTTCCCGGGTGAAATGACTTGGTAGTAATCACAACCCGCGTCTATGGCCCAAGTCTTCGTCGACCAGCCAACTACGAGAGCTACCAGTGCCAAGTATTCTGTAAAGCGAATCGAGCGACGTTGGTTAGTCTACGTGACCAACGAAAATAtgcttgaaaattcaaaccagCTGTACCGTACGACTCAATCAGTCAATCATAACTGGCAACCGCAACCCGATTGGTAAGATTGAGCAAGGAAAAATCCGCGAGAGTTTCTTAAAAATAAGCCCTTCTGTTCCGCGTCTGTGTGAACTTTTTATTGGCCCAAGATAAATGACCAAGCGTCGTTTGTTTCACGTCATGCGTAACTCGAGGCGAAAATTGTCTTTATTTTGCTCATTTATCGACTTCTTTTACGTGCAGGCACGACTTTGCTGGTGTCGCAAATAGGATTTACATGCGAGGACGCGAGTAATTCTCTTCGTCGAACTTACTACCATGATAAGAGAGCGGTTCGTGTTTGTAATCGCAAACACCGATTTCTAACTATTTGTGTAACGTAGACGTAGAGCAAATATATTTAGTGCGTCTACCTTGCAAAATTGTGCAGTTCTTAACAAAGTCTGGTTGTTGTCAGTTGACTCGAACAACAATAGTTATCTGATCGTACTGTTGTGCGATGTACAGGTGTGGAGTAACGCTCTGTGCCTGCAGGTGTAGGCACGAAtacattttcataattcttcTCAATGGCATGTAACGTGTGCTGCGTATACTAATTAAACAAAGTACCGCTCATCGTTGGCATTGGACTGAAGACGTAGTGTAAATGATTATTACAGTTTTTATAGTGCGTATGTAGAACTGTAAACGATAACGCTCTGAGGTCAACGAAGATCTAGACCAATCTTCGAGATCAACTCATTATGCTGGGGCAAAAATTcgtactgaaatttttacaatttcacattgagcaatatttaatttgttataGTTACTAAAAAACATTGTTAAAATTGATGTCGTTGTGATAACGGTTTGAGGATTATtggaattacaagaaaatgtaaCGCTAGCAGccataatcaaaaataatagtaatgcGTACTAAATTTTGACTACTCTGAgctgtatttttcaatgatggtaaaaaatgttaatagTTGAATACTACTACGTGGTAACTACGACTCGAAAATTCTCTCGGTGCTTGTTCGAATTAGTATGTCAGATAAGAAAATAGCACAGATAAAGGCAATGGTGCGTGTATGATTCGCCGGGCGAAATTCTAGTTGTACAACCGATTCTTGGTTCGTCGTAGTTGTAAAAATCAATGCGGTAATATACTATCCGTGCAACACGATCGAGAGTTCAATTGAATTCACACCTGAGCAATTATCTCATTTTCATACCCCAACACCGCACAACTACCTACAGGTACTCTTTTTTCCTAACAGCTATTTATTTCTGGCACTCCCTCCCTGAGGAAGTAGTAACGTCATCTTCACTTTCGATCCTAAAAGTCCGACTACGAAACTACCTCTTTTCCTTAGACGGAATCATGGCTTTCGacgttcgaaaaaattttacgtgtACACTTACCGATATTAAGCTGGACTATAAGATTAAACTATCGCCCTCAAACTATCGACATAAAAATGATGCAAAGTTTGTGCAATGTATTATTTTCGACTGTtaattaaaatcgaaaaatgcaACACAAAAAAGGAACATAACATTCAAGAGACCCGTGGCAGCTTCTCCATTGTCATGCGAAACGTCTATAAAAGATATCGTGAGTGAAAATGATGGACtcgacagtatttaacgcgaATAGTGCGAGCATAATCtagagaattaaattttaccaaTCATTGTATTCCAATGAGATCATACCTAAAACGCATTCTATCTCCGTCATAGAAAATTTTAGCTCAACATAGAACTTCTTAAACAAgtgtgttttaaaaaatatttcttcgatTGAAGAATACTACACGATTAAGGTATTACTCTAAATTAACGCGAAATTCAAACGACCATATAATTATCTGGACAGATTAAACCAGCTGTCATTAAATTACTCACTTGTCATCGTACAAGATTGTGGCACTTTACGCGACTGTCGCGGTTTTAAATACCGTGGTCGTTCTTATAGCCCAACAGCTGCACACGCCGGTAACCCGCGAACTGAAAGCACTGATAACACTTGTGCATATGAAAGCTCCATGTTTTCATACTAAAGAGACCTCCAAAATACTGCAAATACTGCTTGgatataaagaaaatgtttaGACGCCTAAAAACTAAagcgtaaaaaaatctgatgaCTCCCCGATGGTCACTGCACGCGATTTATACAGTCAGCTTTCAGGGCGCTGAATCAACATTCGTAGAGGCACGATAGACGAGCGCTTATCTCATGGTGCCACAACAACCAAACCAGCCGGTGTCATTGGCACCTTGGTGAAAACTTTGAATGTTTGTTTGATATTAAGAATATTTACCcgtttgaaatcaattttagGGAAACACGAAGTGGCGAGTATTGTAAGCTACGTATTTTTCTCTCGATTTATCGAGAATCTTTAACTTCCACGATTCATCAATTATTGTGTCAACCTTAAACAACGAatgtaaaacaattttccagCCAAATCTACGGTTAAGGACAAGGAATGTCACCTTgacgattaattattttcgaactCGGTAACTGGGTCATCGAATACGTATAATCATAATTATGAGTTTGCAAACATTTCATGATATTCAAATGCAGTAGCTGCGTTTTCCGAAGTTTGTTTATGCCACTTCAAGCAAATTGTTGTGTTACAGAAGTGTGTAACATATAGCGAGGTAAATTCCAAGTTGGAAATGTAATCATCCAGATAGGTTGCCCACAATAACAAGAGTGTGAAGTgcattgaaaatgataaacttCCTCTAATCACGCGAAATTTCAACATTACCGACTCCTTACCAAGGTATGTACGTATTTCGATTCTATCCAAACCGTATCCTGTTTGACGACGAATACTTATTAAATTTGCATATTCGGCTGATAAGGAAATTAGAATATCGTGATAATTTTACAACGCGACACaataaattatagtttatatgCTCACTTGCGTATAAGTTATCTTCTCTGGAAATGCGCTATTCGTGAAACAACTAATGAACAGACATCGCATcgacttttgaatttcacgtTTTAACCATAACTCCATGTCATCTCCTCGGATAGAAAATATTCCTCAACGATAAGTGCGGAATAACAGCTGCCcattgtacattattttaagCATTAATTAGAATAAGAAATTTTGCGCAAAT is drawn from Neodiprion fabricii isolate iyNeoFabr1 chromosome 3, iyNeoFabr1.1, whole genome shotgun sequence and contains these coding sequences:
- the LOC124177533 gene encoding venom serine protease 34-like, which translates into the protein MTKYLALVALVVGWSTKTWAIDAGCDYYQVISPGKTYYVYSPGYPESYTGQHSCRWYAKSATKVKISCQTFSLPASNNCAGDRLSISPSGNLQLADAHNYCGVGTFDTTSNGNNMNIVFTAFKGTNGGRFLCTLEATPNASSPTCNCGWKKQSRIVGGTTTGVNEFPMMAGIVDVNQRLVFCGATIISPTVVASAAHCLQNMATKETAVLVGDHDLSTGTDTSAAVLHLVAKILLHPSYSVDTNANDISLVFTLEPIVFNMDVGPACLPFAYASTTFVGNEVEMLGWGTLEFAGAKSDVLQKVKVNVTSINRCQQSFPQVTNKQICTYTPGKDACQFDSGGPLLWQNEYNGRLFLVGIISFGELCADKKPAVNTRVGAYLDWILSNTPDDYCRVQ